From the genome of Podospora bellae-mahoneyi strain CBS 112042 chromosome 2, whole genome shotgun sequence:
CAGCGAAGCCACAAAGCGCGACTTGGGCGAACGCAATTCCTATACCTTACTAGATACTCGGCTACTGTGAAGCCCAACCCAACGGAATCGACCCAGGGTGCAGATTTCGGATTGCCCGAACCATCCAGCCTgacccaaccctctcaaTTTGTGCACAAACAACGTTTACGGGGTAGAGGTATACGGTGATGTTTGAAGCGCACCGGAGCCTGGCACATGGTCTCAACCGACGGAAGTAGGTTGACCATTCACTGCAGTTTTGCTTTTATCCAAGTAACCAAGGTAGACAGGTTCTGGACTTGCCAAAATTGTGTGTCACTCTTAGGCCCAAAAATTATGCTTCTTCGCTGAAAAAGGTGAAAACATAGAGTTGGGCATCCGTTTAAAAGATTTTGATAGTGGTCATCTGCTTATAGATCATGGCAGCAAGACCCACTTTCATGGGCAGCTGAATAGAAATATAACTTGGGGTATGTCTAGAATAATCTGTTAGTTATGATAGATATTGCTGCACAGTCCTGACAAGCCAGGAACGGTCCCATCTTACGCTTGAGCCCGGAAGTGTCTGCTGCAGGAAACAATAACGACCTTGCCTGCCGCCGAGTCAGGTATTCTGCCCTTGCCAGTTCGACACTACACGATCAGCCACTGGCTACATTCCGATTACTACCTACCTGATACATTACTTACCTACTCAAATCACTGTTTGCTCTGGTTTAAAACATGAGTCTGTTCATTGTAAGATCATTCGCCGCAATTTTCTAGGAAGCTTTTAAACTGACAGAGTTTCTACCTAGGGCAGCAaatctgcttcttctcgtcaGGGTAGTCATATTTACCGTGATAAGCACCCTTCCTTTAGCTATGGCTCCCGCAACAAGTATCGCGGTCGCGACCCCAAGGTCTCTGGTGCCACCCTAGTTGAAAATGAAGCTGGCGATCGACCTCTCACTGGCACCTCATTCTTATTTGTGGTCAACGAACTCAGCAACAATTATGAGGCTCAGACTCACGGAAGCGAGCCACTTCGGGATCAGTGGTTGAACTTCATGCCCCCTGAACGCGCGGATGAGTACTTGGATGAATGGCCGGGAATGGTATTCCGGTATCTGCAGGAACCGCAAGGCGGCGTCATCACTCCGGCTGATGAGTATCGGTGGTGAGTTACCGAAACGAGAAACCAAACAGAAAAGAAGTTTGCTGACGCAGCCACGGTATCAAAACAACAGGTACCGCCCTGGCCGAGGACACGAAGGTCATATCGTTCGAGTCGATACGGCAGGCAACATCACCGGCCACCCCATTATTTGCCGTCAAGCGACCATTTTCTCCTGTAGCAACCACCTACCCGTGATTGTTGGGCCTGGTGACGCATCTCTTGGTAACTCGAGAGTTGTACGCCATGTCCTGGACAGCGACAACATGTTTTACTGGAGCCTCCTGCACATTAGCCGCTGGGATGATGGCTCCAACATCAGTTATGTCAACTCCGAGGGGCGAGGTGTGCCTTCTGTCGTCGGTAAAAACCCTTCTTGGATTCCCTCGCTCGTTCCTCAGGTGTATTCGAATCCAAATACAAACCTGGTGTCAGGTGGGCTGTCTGGTGACTTGTCCGTCTTGATTGGGCTGATGGCTTTCCACAGCAGGGTAGGAAGGGCGAGTGACGTGTTCATCTCGCAAAAATGGCATCACAATCGGTGGATTGGAAGCCAGCACGCACCGACACATGGTAAGTTCATCGCTCTATGtgcctccacccccaacatgAAGAGTGTTTCTGAACGTCTGGCTAACGGCACAAATAGTGCCAAGAACCCAAGAGGAAAATCCGCGCGGTTTTTTTGTCCAAGTGTGTCTGGACAATCTGGTAAGGGGACTGGAGGACAGTGATGAGAACAACATCAGGGCTGAGGACTGCTTGCAGCATGTTTTGGCACTGGAATGGCACAGTGTTCTTGTTAGGGAGAACTGACCAAGATCAAACTAGGTACTTTCGGGTAGCTTTGCACCATTTATTCGAGCCTTATTTCATGACTCCAAGTAGAGGGCTGAGCACCGGGTACCTAGTAATCCAATATATATGGCGGTATTGGTGAATACACACATATTTTCTCTTGCATACCGAAGTCCCCAGCCGCATCTTGATGTCCCAGATAACCAAGCCGTCATCACGATTACCTCCCCAACAGTGGGTTGGCGATGTGCCATGTGGGATAAGCTCTTTGCATATTTCAC
Proteins encoded in this window:
- a CDS encoding hypothetical protein (EggNog:ENOG503PXRH), which encodes MSLFIGSKSASSRQGSHIYRDKHPSFSYGSRNKYRGRDPKVSGATLVENEAGDRPLTGTSFLFVVNELSNNYEAQTHGSEPLRDQWLNFMPPERADEYLDEWPGMVFRYLQEPQGGVITPADEYRWYRPGRGHEGHIVRVDTAGNITGHPIICRQATIFSCSNHLPVIVGPGDASLGNSRVVRHVLDSDNMFYWSLLHISRWDDGSNISYVNSEGRGVPSVVGKNPSWIPSLVPQVYSNPNTNLVSGGLSGDLSVLIGLMAFHSRVGRASDVFISQKWHHNRWIGSQHAPTHVPRTQEENPRGFFVQVCLDNLVRGLEDSDENNIRAEDCLQHVLALEWHSVLVREN